Proteins encoded together in one Lathamus discolor isolate bLatDis1 chromosome 3, bLatDis1.hap1, whole genome shotgun sequence window:
- the ABCF3 gene encoding ATP-binding cassette sub-family F member 3 isoform X3 has protein sequence MASCADILRSEFPDLDGEVFAYVTGILHGGGADFESVDDLVEAVGELLREVSQDTKDDGAIREICQRLFNTLQLDEAQAQRCSQVLLDTPIQLSQITDGCADASADMLPGLLLKRGQTSMVNAKKLEKAEARLKAKQDKRMERDSLKSSGPLVLEEASASQAASKKETRMESSGKNKSYDVRIENFDVSFGERVLLAGADLNLAFGRRYGLVGRNGLGKTTLLKMIASRSLHIPSHISILHVEQEVAGDDTPALQSVLECDTTRESLLREERGLTAKVNAGRGEGTEGARLSEIYAKLEEIEADKAPARASVILAGLGFNAKMQQQTTKEFSGGWRMRLALARALFARPDLLLLDEPTNMLDVRAILWLETYLQTWQSTILVVSHDRNFLNTVATDIIHLHSQRLDMYRGDFENFMKIKEERLKNQQREYEAQQQYREHIQVFIDRFRYNANRASQVQSKLKLLEKLPELKPVDKESEVIMKFPDGFEKFSPPILQLDEVDFYYDPSHYIFHSLSVSADLESRICVVGENGAGKSTMLKILMGELAPVRGIRHAHSQHHVDQLDLNISAVELLARKFPAVLRHVPAGKTEEEYRHQLGSYGISGELAVRPVASLSGGQKSRVAFAQMTMSCPNFYILDEPTNHLDMETIEALAKALNKFRGGVILVSHNERFIHLVCQELWVCENATVTRIEGGFEQYRDILKEQFRKEGFL, from the exons ATGGCGTCCTGCGCCGACATCCTCCGCAGCGAGTTCCCGGACCTGGACGGAGAGGTCTTCGCTTACGTGACGG GGATCCTGCACGGCGGCGGGGCCGACTTCGAGTCGGTGGACGACCTGGTGGAGGCGGTGGGCGAGCTCCTGCGGGAGGTGTCGCAGGACACCAAGGACGACGGCGCCATCCGGGAGATCTGCCAGCGCCTCTTCAACACCCTGCAGCT GGATGAGGCCCAGGCGCAGCGCTgcagccaggtgctgctggacaCCCCTATCCAGCTCTCCCAGATCACTGATGGATGCG CCGATGCCAGCGCGGACATGCTGCcggggctgctgctgaagagaggCCAGACCTCG ATGGTGAATGCCAAGAAACTGGAGAAAGCAGAAGCCAGGCTGAAAGCCAAGCAGGACAAGAGGATGGAACGGGATTCCTTGAAGTCATCCGGCCCTCT GGTCCTTGAGGAGGCTTCTGCCAGCCAAGCTGCCAGCAAGAAGGAGACTCGCATGGAGTCATCAGGCAAGAACAAGTCGTATGATGTGCGCATTGAGAACTTCGATGTGTCCTTCGGTGAGCG TGTcctgctggcaggagcagaccTGAACCTGGCGTTTGGACGACGCTATGGGCTGGTGGGCAGGAACGGGCTGGGGAAGACCACACTGCTGAAGATGATTGCCAGCCGGAGCCTGCACATCCCCTCGCACATCAGCATCCTCCACGTGGAGCAGGAGGTGGCAGGGGATGACACACCGGCGCTGCAGAGCGTGCTGGAGTGCGACACCACTCGTGAGAGCCTGCTGCGGGAGGAGAGAGGCCTGACAGCTAAAGTTAATGCTGGCAG GGGAGAAGGAACAGAAGGTGCCAGGCTATCGGAGATCTATGCAAAGCTGGAGGAGATTGAGGCAGACAAGGCCCCAGCAAG GGCATCCGTCATTCTTGCTGGGCTGGGTTTTAATGCAAAGATGCAACAACAGACAACCAA AGAGTTTTCTGGAGGCTGGAGAATGAGACTGGCCTTAGCCAGAGCCCTGTTTGCCAG GCCAGATCTCCTTCTCCTGGATG AGCCAACAAACATGCTGGACGTGAGGGCCATTTTGTGGCTGGAGACCTACCTGCAG ACCTGGCAGTCGACCATCCTCGTGGTGTCCCATGACAGGAACTTCCTGAACACGGTAGCCACAGACATCATCCACCTGCACTCACAGCGGCTGGACATGTACCGTGGGGACTTTGAGAACTTCATGAAGATCAAGGAGGAGCGGCTGAAGAACCAGCAGCGAGAGTACGAAGCCCAGCAGCAGTACCGGGAGCACATCCAG GTGTTCATTGACCGCTTTCGCTACAATGCCAACCGGGCATCCCAAGTGCAGAGCAAGCTCAAGCTGTTGGAGAAGCT ACCAGAGCTGAAACCTGTGGACAAGGAGTCTGAGGTGATCATGAA GTTCCCTGATGGCTTTGAGAAGTTCTCTCCACCAATCCTGCAGCTGGATGAAGTAGACTTCTATTACGACCCAAGTCACTACATCTTTCATTCCCTCTCCGTCTCTGCTGACCTGGAGTCCCGCATCTGTGTG GTTGGGGAAAATGGAGCTGGCAAGTCGACCATGCTAAAGATCTTAATGGGGGAGCTGGCACCAGTCAGAGGGATACGACATGCTCACAG CCAGCACCATGTGGATCAACTGGATTTGAACATCAGTGCTGTAGAGCTACTGGCAAGAAAGTTCCCAG CTGTGTTACGACACGTTCCTGCAGGGAAGACGGAGGAGGAGTACCGGCATCAGCTGGGGAGCTACGGCATCTCGGGGGAGCTGGCCGTGCGCCCTGTGGCCAGCCTGTCCGGAGGTCAGAAGAGTCGCGTGGCCTTTGCCCAGATGACTATGTCCTG TCCAAACTTCTACATCCTGGATGAGCCGACAAATCACCTGGACATGGAGACTATCGAAGCATTGGCAAAGGCACTGAATAAATTCCGG GGTGGTGTAATTCTGGTGTCCCACAACGAGCGCTTCATCCACCTGGTGTGCCAGGAGCTATGGGTCTGCGAGAACGCCACCGTGACCCGCATCGAGGGCGGCTTCGAGCAGTACAGAGACATCCTGAAGGAGCAGTTCCGGAAGGAGGGTTTCCTATAA
- the ABCF3 gene encoding ATP-binding cassette sub-family F member 3 isoform X5, giving the protein MASCADILRSEFPDLDGEVFAYVTGILHGGGADFESVDDLVEAVGELLREVSQDTKDDGAIREICQRLFNTLQLDEAQAQRCSQVLLDTPIQLSQITDGCADASADMLPGLLLKRGQTSMVNAKKLEKAEARLKAKQDKRMERDSLKSSGPLVLEEASASQAASKKETRMESSGKNKSYDVRIENFDVSFGERVLLAGADLNLAFGRRYGLVGRNGLGKTTLLKMIASRSLHIPSHISILHVEQEVAGDDTPALQSVLECDTTRESLLREERGLTAKVNAGRGEGTEGARLSEIYAKLEEIEADKAPARASVILAGLGFNAKMQQQTTKEFSGGWRMRLALARALFARPDLLLLDEPTNMLDVRAILWLETYLQTWQSTILVVSHDRNFLNTVATDIIHLHSQRLDMYRGDFENFMKIKEERLKNQQREYEAQQQYREHIQVFIDRFRYNANRASQVQSKLKLLEKLPELKPVDKESEVIMKFPDGFEKFSPPILQLDEVDFYYDPSHYIFHSLSVSADLESRICVVGENGAGKSTMLKILMGELAPVRGIRHAHRNLKIGYFSQHHVDQLDLNISAVELLARKFPAVLRHVPAGKTEEEYRHQLGSYGISGELAVRPVASLSGVQTSTSWMSRQITWTWRLSKHWQRH; this is encoded by the exons ATGGCGTCCTGCGCCGACATCCTCCGCAGCGAGTTCCCGGACCTGGACGGAGAGGTCTTCGCTTACGTGACGG GGATCCTGCACGGCGGCGGGGCCGACTTCGAGTCGGTGGACGACCTGGTGGAGGCGGTGGGCGAGCTCCTGCGGGAGGTGTCGCAGGACACCAAGGACGACGGCGCCATCCGGGAGATCTGCCAGCGCCTCTTCAACACCCTGCAGCT GGATGAGGCCCAGGCGCAGCGCTgcagccaggtgctgctggacaCCCCTATCCAGCTCTCCCAGATCACTGATGGATGCG CCGATGCCAGCGCGGACATGCTGCcggggctgctgctgaagagaggCCAGACCTCG ATGGTGAATGCCAAGAAACTGGAGAAAGCAGAAGCCAGGCTGAAAGCCAAGCAGGACAAGAGGATGGAACGGGATTCCTTGAAGTCATCCGGCCCTCT GGTCCTTGAGGAGGCTTCTGCCAGCCAAGCTGCCAGCAAGAAGGAGACTCGCATGGAGTCATCAGGCAAGAACAAGTCGTATGATGTGCGCATTGAGAACTTCGATGTGTCCTTCGGTGAGCG TGTcctgctggcaggagcagaccTGAACCTGGCGTTTGGACGACGCTATGGGCTGGTGGGCAGGAACGGGCTGGGGAAGACCACACTGCTGAAGATGATTGCCAGCCGGAGCCTGCACATCCCCTCGCACATCAGCATCCTCCACGTGGAGCAGGAGGTGGCAGGGGATGACACACCGGCGCTGCAGAGCGTGCTGGAGTGCGACACCACTCGTGAGAGCCTGCTGCGGGAGGAGAGAGGCCTGACAGCTAAAGTTAATGCTGGCAG GGGAGAAGGAACAGAAGGTGCCAGGCTATCGGAGATCTATGCAAAGCTGGAGGAGATTGAGGCAGACAAGGCCCCAGCAAG GGCATCCGTCATTCTTGCTGGGCTGGGTTTTAATGCAAAGATGCAACAACAGACAACCAA AGAGTTTTCTGGAGGCTGGAGAATGAGACTGGCCTTAGCCAGAGCCCTGTTTGCCAG GCCAGATCTCCTTCTCCTGGATG AGCCAACAAACATGCTGGACGTGAGGGCCATTTTGTGGCTGGAGACCTACCTGCAG ACCTGGCAGTCGACCATCCTCGTGGTGTCCCATGACAGGAACTTCCTGAACACGGTAGCCACAGACATCATCCACCTGCACTCACAGCGGCTGGACATGTACCGTGGGGACTTTGAGAACTTCATGAAGATCAAGGAGGAGCGGCTGAAGAACCAGCAGCGAGAGTACGAAGCCCAGCAGCAGTACCGGGAGCACATCCAG GTGTTCATTGACCGCTTTCGCTACAATGCCAACCGGGCATCCCAAGTGCAGAGCAAGCTCAAGCTGTTGGAGAAGCT ACCAGAGCTGAAACCTGTGGACAAGGAGTCTGAGGTGATCATGAA GTTCCCTGATGGCTTTGAGAAGTTCTCTCCACCAATCCTGCAGCTGGATGAAGTAGACTTCTATTACGACCCAAGTCACTACATCTTTCATTCCCTCTCCGTCTCTGCTGACCTGGAGTCCCGCATCTGTGTG GTTGGGGAAAATGGAGCTGGCAAGTCGACCATGCTAAAGATCTTAATGGGGGAGCTGGCACCAGTCAGAGGGATACGACATGCTCACAG AAACCTAAAGATCGGTTATTTCAGCCAGCACCATGTGGATCAACTGGATTTGAACATCAGTGCTGTAGAGCTACTGGCAAGAAAGTTCCCAG CTGTGTTACGACACGTTCCTGCAGGGAAGACGGAGGAGGAGTACCGGCATCAGCTGGGGAGCTACGGCATCTCGGGGGAGCTGGCCGTGCGCCCTGTGGCCAGCCTGTCCGGAG TCCAAACTTCTACATCCTGGATGAGCCGACAAATCACCTGGACATGGAGACTATCGAAGCATTGGCAAAGGCACTGA
- the ABCF3 gene encoding ATP-binding cassette sub-family F member 3 isoform X4, producing the protein MASCADILRSEFPDLDGEVFAYVTGILHGGGADFESVDDLVEAVGELLREVSQDTKDDGAIREICQRLFNTLQLDEAQAQRCSQVLLDTPIQLSQITDGCADASADMLPGLLLKRGQTSMVNAKKLEKAEARLKAKQDKRMERDSLKSSGPLVLEEASASQAASKKETRMESSGKNKSYDVRIENFDVSFGERVLLAGADLNLAFGRRYGLVGRNGLGKTTLLKMIASRSLHIPSHISILHVEQEVAGDDTPALQSVLECDTTRESLLREERGLTAKVNAGRGEGTEGARLSEIYAKLEEIEADKAPARASVILAGLGFNAKMQQQTTKEFSGGWRMRLALARALFARPDLLLLDEPTNMLDVRAILWLETYLQTWQSTILVVSHDRNFLNTVATDIIHLHSQRLDMYRGDFENFMKIKEERLKNQQREYEAQQQYREHIQVFIDRFRYNANRASQVQSKLKLLEKLPELKPVDKESEVIMKFPDGFEKFSPPILQLDEVDFYYDPSHYIFHSLSVSADLESRICVVGENGAGKSTMLKILMGELAPVRGIRHAHSQHHVDQLDLNISAVELLARKFPGKTEEEYRHQLGSYGISGELAVRPVASLSGGQKSRVAFAQMTMSCPNFYILDEPTNHLDMETIEALAKALNKFRGGVILVSHNERFIHLVCQELWVCENATVTRIEGGFEQYRDILKEQFRKEGFL; encoded by the exons ATGGCGTCCTGCGCCGACATCCTCCGCAGCGAGTTCCCGGACCTGGACGGAGAGGTCTTCGCTTACGTGACGG GGATCCTGCACGGCGGCGGGGCCGACTTCGAGTCGGTGGACGACCTGGTGGAGGCGGTGGGCGAGCTCCTGCGGGAGGTGTCGCAGGACACCAAGGACGACGGCGCCATCCGGGAGATCTGCCAGCGCCTCTTCAACACCCTGCAGCT GGATGAGGCCCAGGCGCAGCGCTgcagccaggtgctgctggacaCCCCTATCCAGCTCTCCCAGATCACTGATGGATGCG CCGATGCCAGCGCGGACATGCTGCcggggctgctgctgaagagaggCCAGACCTCG ATGGTGAATGCCAAGAAACTGGAGAAAGCAGAAGCCAGGCTGAAAGCCAAGCAGGACAAGAGGATGGAACGGGATTCCTTGAAGTCATCCGGCCCTCT GGTCCTTGAGGAGGCTTCTGCCAGCCAAGCTGCCAGCAAGAAGGAGACTCGCATGGAGTCATCAGGCAAGAACAAGTCGTATGATGTGCGCATTGAGAACTTCGATGTGTCCTTCGGTGAGCG TGTcctgctggcaggagcagaccTGAACCTGGCGTTTGGACGACGCTATGGGCTGGTGGGCAGGAACGGGCTGGGGAAGACCACACTGCTGAAGATGATTGCCAGCCGGAGCCTGCACATCCCCTCGCACATCAGCATCCTCCACGTGGAGCAGGAGGTGGCAGGGGATGACACACCGGCGCTGCAGAGCGTGCTGGAGTGCGACACCACTCGTGAGAGCCTGCTGCGGGAGGAGAGAGGCCTGACAGCTAAAGTTAATGCTGGCAG GGGAGAAGGAACAGAAGGTGCCAGGCTATCGGAGATCTATGCAAAGCTGGAGGAGATTGAGGCAGACAAGGCCCCAGCAAG GGCATCCGTCATTCTTGCTGGGCTGGGTTTTAATGCAAAGATGCAACAACAGACAACCAA AGAGTTTTCTGGAGGCTGGAGAATGAGACTGGCCTTAGCCAGAGCCCTGTTTGCCAG GCCAGATCTCCTTCTCCTGGATG AGCCAACAAACATGCTGGACGTGAGGGCCATTTTGTGGCTGGAGACCTACCTGCAG ACCTGGCAGTCGACCATCCTCGTGGTGTCCCATGACAGGAACTTCCTGAACACGGTAGCCACAGACATCATCCACCTGCACTCACAGCGGCTGGACATGTACCGTGGGGACTTTGAGAACTTCATGAAGATCAAGGAGGAGCGGCTGAAGAACCAGCAGCGAGAGTACGAAGCCCAGCAGCAGTACCGGGAGCACATCCAG GTGTTCATTGACCGCTTTCGCTACAATGCCAACCGGGCATCCCAAGTGCAGAGCAAGCTCAAGCTGTTGGAGAAGCT ACCAGAGCTGAAACCTGTGGACAAGGAGTCTGAGGTGATCATGAA GTTCCCTGATGGCTTTGAGAAGTTCTCTCCACCAATCCTGCAGCTGGATGAAGTAGACTTCTATTACGACCCAAGTCACTACATCTTTCATTCCCTCTCCGTCTCTGCTGACCTGGAGTCCCGCATCTGTGTG GTTGGGGAAAATGGAGCTGGCAAGTCGACCATGCTAAAGATCTTAATGGGGGAGCTGGCACCAGTCAGAGGGATACGACATGCTCACAG CCAGCACCATGTGGATCAACTGGATTTGAACATCAGTGCTGTAGAGCTACTGGCAAGAAAGTTCCCAG GGAAGACGGAGGAGGAGTACCGGCATCAGCTGGGGAGCTACGGCATCTCGGGGGAGCTGGCCGTGCGCCCTGTGGCCAGCCTGTCCGGAGGTCAGAAGAGTCGCGTGGCCTTTGCCCAGATGACTATGTCCTG TCCAAACTTCTACATCCTGGATGAGCCGACAAATCACCTGGACATGGAGACTATCGAAGCATTGGCAAAGGCACTGAATAAATTCCGG GGTGGTGTAATTCTGGTGTCCCACAACGAGCGCTTCATCCACCTGGTGTGCCAGGAGCTATGGGTCTGCGAGAACGCCACCGTGACCCGCATCGAGGGCGGCTTCGAGCAGTACAGAGACATCCTGAAGGAGCAGTTCCGGAAGGAGGGTTTCCTATAA
- the ABCF3 gene encoding ATP-binding cassette sub-family F member 3 isoform X1 — MASCADILRSEFPDLDGEVFAYVTGILHGGGADFESVDDLVEAVGELLREVSQDTKDDGAIREICQRLFNTLQLDEAQAQRCSQVLLDTPIQLSQITDGCADASADMLPGLLLKRGQTSMVNAKKLEKAEARLKAKQDKRMERDSLKSSGPLVLEEASASQAASKKETRMESSGKNKSYDVRIENFDVSFGERVLLAGADLNLAFGRRYGLVGRNGLGKTTLLKMIASRSLHIPSHISILHVEQEVAGDDTPALQSVLECDTTRESLLREERGLTAKVNAGRGEGTEGARLSEIYAKLEEIEADKAPARASVILAGLGFNAKMQQQTTKEFSGGWRMRLALARALFARPDLLLLDEPTNMLDVRAILWLETYLQTWQSTILVVSHDRNFLNTVATDIIHLHSQRLDMYRGDFENFMKIKEERLKNQQREYEAQQQYREHIQVFIDRFRYNANRASQVQSKLKLLEKLPELKPVDKESEVIMKFPDGFEKFSPPILQLDEVDFYYDPSHYIFHSLSVSADLESRICVVGENGAGKSTMLKILMGELAPVRGIRHAHRNLKIGYFSQHHVDQLDLNISAVELLARKFPAVLRHVPAGKTEEEYRHQLGSYGISGELAVRPVASLSGGQKSRVAFAQMTMSCPNFYILDEPTNHLDMETIEALAKALNKFRGGVILVSHNERFIHLVCQELWVCENATVTRIEGGFEQYRDILKEQFRKEGFL; from the exons ATGGCGTCCTGCGCCGACATCCTCCGCAGCGAGTTCCCGGACCTGGACGGAGAGGTCTTCGCTTACGTGACGG GGATCCTGCACGGCGGCGGGGCCGACTTCGAGTCGGTGGACGACCTGGTGGAGGCGGTGGGCGAGCTCCTGCGGGAGGTGTCGCAGGACACCAAGGACGACGGCGCCATCCGGGAGATCTGCCAGCGCCTCTTCAACACCCTGCAGCT GGATGAGGCCCAGGCGCAGCGCTgcagccaggtgctgctggacaCCCCTATCCAGCTCTCCCAGATCACTGATGGATGCG CCGATGCCAGCGCGGACATGCTGCcggggctgctgctgaagagaggCCAGACCTCG ATGGTGAATGCCAAGAAACTGGAGAAAGCAGAAGCCAGGCTGAAAGCCAAGCAGGACAAGAGGATGGAACGGGATTCCTTGAAGTCATCCGGCCCTCT GGTCCTTGAGGAGGCTTCTGCCAGCCAAGCTGCCAGCAAGAAGGAGACTCGCATGGAGTCATCAGGCAAGAACAAGTCGTATGATGTGCGCATTGAGAACTTCGATGTGTCCTTCGGTGAGCG TGTcctgctggcaggagcagaccTGAACCTGGCGTTTGGACGACGCTATGGGCTGGTGGGCAGGAACGGGCTGGGGAAGACCACACTGCTGAAGATGATTGCCAGCCGGAGCCTGCACATCCCCTCGCACATCAGCATCCTCCACGTGGAGCAGGAGGTGGCAGGGGATGACACACCGGCGCTGCAGAGCGTGCTGGAGTGCGACACCACTCGTGAGAGCCTGCTGCGGGAGGAGAGAGGCCTGACAGCTAAAGTTAATGCTGGCAG GGGAGAAGGAACAGAAGGTGCCAGGCTATCGGAGATCTATGCAAAGCTGGAGGAGATTGAGGCAGACAAGGCCCCAGCAAG GGCATCCGTCATTCTTGCTGGGCTGGGTTTTAATGCAAAGATGCAACAACAGACAACCAA AGAGTTTTCTGGAGGCTGGAGAATGAGACTGGCCTTAGCCAGAGCCCTGTTTGCCAG GCCAGATCTCCTTCTCCTGGATG AGCCAACAAACATGCTGGACGTGAGGGCCATTTTGTGGCTGGAGACCTACCTGCAG ACCTGGCAGTCGACCATCCTCGTGGTGTCCCATGACAGGAACTTCCTGAACACGGTAGCCACAGACATCATCCACCTGCACTCACAGCGGCTGGACATGTACCGTGGGGACTTTGAGAACTTCATGAAGATCAAGGAGGAGCGGCTGAAGAACCAGCAGCGAGAGTACGAAGCCCAGCAGCAGTACCGGGAGCACATCCAG GTGTTCATTGACCGCTTTCGCTACAATGCCAACCGGGCATCCCAAGTGCAGAGCAAGCTCAAGCTGTTGGAGAAGCT ACCAGAGCTGAAACCTGTGGACAAGGAGTCTGAGGTGATCATGAA GTTCCCTGATGGCTTTGAGAAGTTCTCTCCACCAATCCTGCAGCTGGATGAAGTAGACTTCTATTACGACCCAAGTCACTACATCTTTCATTCCCTCTCCGTCTCTGCTGACCTGGAGTCCCGCATCTGTGTG GTTGGGGAAAATGGAGCTGGCAAGTCGACCATGCTAAAGATCTTAATGGGGGAGCTGGCACCAGTCAGAGGGATACGACATGCTCACAG AAACCTAAAGATCGGTTATTTCAGCCAGCACCATGTGGATCAACTGGATTTGAACATCAGTGCTGTAGAGCTACTGGCAAGAAAGTTCCCAG CTGTGTTACGACACGTTCCTGCAGGGAAGACGGAGGAGGAGTACCGGCATCAGCTGGGGAGCTACGGCATCTCGGGGGAGCTGGCCGTGCGCCCTGTGGCCAGCCTGTCCGGAGGTCAGAAGAGTCGCGTGGCCTTTGCCCAGATGACTATGTCCTG TCCAAACTTCTACATCCTGGATGAGCCGACAAATCACCTGGACATGGAGACTATCGAAGCATTGGCAAAGGCACTGAATAAATTCCGG GGTGGTGTAATTCTGGTGTCCCACAACGAGCGCTTCATCCACCTGGTGTGCCAGGAGCTATGGGTCTGCGAGAACGCCACCGTGACCCGCATCGAGGGCGGCTTCGAGCAGTACAGAGACATCCTGAAGGAGCAGTTCCGGAAGGAGGGTTTCCTATAA
- the ABCF3 gene encoding ATP-binding cassette sub-family F member 3 isoform X2, with product MASCADILRSEFPDLDGEVFAYVTGILHGGGADFESVDDLVEAVGELLREVSQDTKDDGAIREICQRLFNTLQLDEAQAQRCSQVLLDTPIQLSQITDGCADASADMLPGLLLKRGQTSMVNAKKLEKAEARLKAKQDKRMERDSLKSSGPLVLEEASASQAASKKETRMESSGKNKSYDVRIENFDVSFGERVLLAGADLNLAFGRRYGLVGRNGLGKTTLLKMIASRSLHIPSHISILHVEQEVAGDDTPALQSVLECDTTRESLLREERGLTAKVNAGRGEGTEGARLSEIYAKLEEIEADKAPARASVILAGLGFNAKMQQQTTKEFSGGWRMRLALARALFARPDLLLLDEPTNMLDVRAILWLETYLQTWQSTILVVSHDRNFLNTVATDIIHLHSQRLDMYRGDFENFMKIKEERLKNQQREYEAQQQYREHIQVFIDRFRYNANRASQVQSKLKLLEKLPELKPVDKESEVIMKFPDGFEKFSPPILQLDEVDFYYDPSHYIFHSLSVSADLESRICVVGENGAGKSTMLKILMGELAPVRGIRHAHRNLKIGYFSQHHVDQLDLNISAVELLARKFPGKTEEEYRHQLGSYGISGELAVRPVASLSGGQKSRVAFAQMTMSCPNFYILDEPTNHLDMETIEALAKALNKFRGGVILVSHNERFIHLVCQELWVCENATVTRIEGGFEQYRDILKEQFRKEGFL from the exons ATGGCGTCCTGCGCCGACATCCTCCGCAGCGAGTTCCCGGACCTGGACGGAGAGGTCTTCGCTTACGTGACGG GGATCCTGCACGGCGGCGGGGCCGACTTCGAGTCGGTGGACGACCTGGTGGAGGCGGTGGGCGAGCTCCTGCGGGAGGTGTCGCAGGACACCAAGGACGACGGCGCCATCCGGGAGATCTGCCAGCGCCTCTTCAACACCCTGCAGCT GGATGAGGCCCAGGCGCAGCGCTgcagccaggtgctgctggacaCCCCTATCCAGCTCTCCCAGATCACTGATGGATGCG CCGATGCCAGCGCGGACATGCTGCcggggctgctgctgaagagaggCCAGACCTCG ATGGTGAATGCCAAGAAACTGGAGAAAGCAGAAGCCAGGCTGAAAGCCAAGCAGGACAAGAGGATGGAACGGGATTCCTTGAAGTCATCCGGCCCTCT GGTCCTTGAGGAGGCTTCTGCCAGCCAAGCTGCCAGCAAGAAGGAGACTCGCATGGAGTCATCAGGCAAGAACAAGTCGTATGATGTGCGCATTGAGAACTTCGATGTGTCCTTCGGTGAGCG TGTcctgctggcaggagcagaccTGAACCTGGCGTTTGGACGACGCTATGGGCTGGTGGGCAGGAACGGGCTGGGGAAGACCACACTGCTGAAGATGATTGCCAGCCGGAGCCTGCACATCCCCTCGCACATCAGCATCCTCCACGTGGAGCAGGAGGTGGCAGGGGATGACACACCGGCGCTGCAGAGCGTGCTGGAGTGCGACACCACTCGTGAGAGCCTGCTGCGGGAGGAGAGAGGCCTGACAGCTAAAGTTAATGCTGGCAG GGGAGAAGGAACAGAAGGTGCCAGGCTATCGGAGATCTATGCAAAGCTGGAGGAGATTGAGGCAGACAAGGCCCCAGCAAG GGCATCCGTCATTCTTGCTGGGCTGGGTTTTAATGCAAAGATGCAACAACAGACAACCAA AGAGTTTTCTGGAGGCTGGAGAATGAGACTGGCCTTAGCCAGAGCCCTGTTTGCCAG GCCAGATCTCCTTCTCCTGGATG AGCCAACAAACATGCTGGACGTGAGGGCCATTTTGTGGCTGGAGACCTACCTGCAG ACCTGGCAGTCGACCATCCTCGTGGTGTCCCATGACAGGAACTTCCTGAACACGGTAGCCACAGACATCATCCACCTGCACTCACAGCGGCTGGACATGTACCGTGGGGACTTTGAGAACTTCATGAAGATCAAGGAGGAGCGGCTGAAGAACCAGCAGCGAGAGTACGAAGCCCAGCAGCAGTACCGGGAGCACATCCAG GTGTTCATTGACCGCTTTCGCTACAATGCCAACCGGGCATCCCAAGTGCAGAGCAAGCTCAAGCTGTTGGAGAAGCT ACCAGAGCTGAAACCTGTGGACAAGGAGTCTGAGGTGATCATGAA GTTCCCTGATGGCTTTGAGAAGTTCTCTCCACCAATCCTGCAGCTGGATGAAGTAGACTTCTATTACGACCCAAGTCACTACATCTTTCATTCCCTCTCCGTCTCTGCTGACCTGGAGTCCCGCATCTGTGTG GTTGGGGAAAATGGAGCTGGCAAGTCGACCATGCTAAAGATCTTAATGGGGGAGCTGGCACCAGTCAGAGGGATACGACATGCTCACAG AAACCTAAAGATCGGTTATTTCAGCCAGCACCATGTGGATCAACTGGATTTGAACATCAGTGCTGTAGAGCTACTGGCAAGAAAGTTCCCAG GGAAGACGGAGGAGGAGTACCGGCATCAGCTGGGGAGCTACGGCATCTCGGGGGAGCTGGCCGTGCGCCCTGTGGCCAGCCTGTCCGGAGGTCAGAAGAGTCGCGTGGCCTTTGCCCAGATGACTATGTCCTG TCCAAACTTCTACATCCTGGATGAGCCGACAAATCACCTGGACATGGAGACTATCGAAGCATTGGCAAAGGCACTGAATAAATTCCGG GGTGGTGTAATTCTGGTGTCCCACAACGAGCGCTTCATCCACCTGGTGTGCCAGGAGCTATGGGTCTGCGAGAACGCCACCGTGACCCGCATCGAGGGCGGCTTCGAGCAGTACAGAGACATCCTGAAGGAGCAGTTCCGGAAGGAGGGTTTCCTATAA